The Oryza brachyantha chromosome 6, ObraRS2, whole genome shotgun sequence region CATGGTAACAAATAATCTCAAAACGTCAACTGCTTAGGTAAATATTCCATAGAAcagaaatttacatagaaTGCGTACCTGGGAATTCCATATTCCACATACCTGAAATTACATAGCATATACGTATCTGAGAATTCCAAATATAGAGGAGATACCAGGGCTTTAAATCTGCGTTCGTACCGTGCAAACCTGCAGAACAAACAAGATAATTAAGCGCAGAGAGCAAAGCCAAGTAGAATTTACGTGCAGAGAGATCGAGAGAAGAAAGATCAACAACGACCATGGCTCGCGTTGGCACCTCTGCAGCGATCGCCCTTCTTGTCCTATTCGCGCTTGCAGCCTCCGCAGGTATAAGTAAAACCAATCCAACTATGAAGGCTGCTCCCGCGatccgtctctaaatattttgataccgttgacttttattatacatgtttgatcacCGGTTGCATTTCTTCTCATATAGCGTTCTTGGTAGCATCTGGGAATCTCGTCGAGGCGGCGGTACCCAGTGATGAGAGTAAGTTTCAATTCTTACTACGTTAACTTCAATctctttaggaaaaaaaaattcaggccAGTTAATTAGTTTGGAATTTGCTcaatttttagttgaaatttaaaaaaaagaaaaatcctaGAAACCATACGGGGTCGTCGATATCTCCTATCCAATTGGCTCGAAATGTCAAAATGTAGTGATTGATCGAACTTCCAATTAAACCATGAACCCTGCCTTATACATGTTGTCTCCTATTCGCCACACATTTTCCGAGGAACTTATATCAGAGATACAGCGTAAATCCACGACCATAATTTCAAATTGTTCAGTCCACAGTGCATAACAAAAATCGGCAATATGTACACCAGGActtaattataataataatgagtgttttttttttttgccttttgtctcgagctatatatatagttaattcTATGGCACTAAATAACACACATTTCCTGCATATTTGTTTTGGGCAGATGCAACCGTAATACCGAGATGCTGCCGGGACTTCCACGCgtgggcggaggaggtggggtGCCCGCCCAACCTGGACGGGCAGTGCAACGCGTGGTGCCAGAACCGCTGCAGCGGAGGCGCCTGCAAGATCATGGGAGGAAAGCACTACTGCCACTGTAATTGCCACTGAAAATTTGCTCATCATCATATATGCTGTTGCTGATGCAGCTTCTGATAATAAAAGACTCGACGCTTTTTGTTTccacataattattatttatttggtgGATTATGCTACCTCCCTCCCTGAAATCACTTATGTTTAAGAGTTTAAGGAGGTGGCTAGAACTAAATTATACGTATATTTTGATTGGTAGATGTATTACGTACGTGTATGTCTGCATATTTAACTATAGAATCTTACGGGGAACAAGTTGATTCCTTTAAAATTCCcgtaaaattttatgtttaaacCGAATAGGCCTATGTCAAGCACAAAACCGGTCTGCGGCTGCGATTACTGCAGCTCACGCACGCTGCACGCAAATTGTTAATGCTGCTTTTGATCGTGTAAGGCTAGGTTTGTTTCTGATAAGAATTATTGTAATCTTGATTATTAagcttaattatattattataatataaagtacATAAAAAGATGGTAAGGttgttaattacttaaaaGTATCCTAGGGCAGTACGTCTTGAATCACCAATAATCtacaaaaaacataaatagttagattatagtaatcttgactctaaattataataagttattatattaatctaattaTTTGTGTTGGATTATTTAtgtaatctatatatattacagtaatcctaaactaaaataaaattaatgctGTAATTTTGTGTTTAGTTTGATGGATGCTgtaatctatatatgtttctgGTAGTGTTTGGTTTAAGAGCGagcgatggatggatggagcaaCCACTTTACAGATATTCTCTAATGATATTGGAGGAGTGTTTCATGTTTGAGATGCTAGGTGAGTGTTGCGcgattaaatatataaaaacagatTTAGTTTGTTCAGTAAAATAGATTTGGTCAACTGCATGTGTCCATTTGAGTTAATCGCATTAACTGCCTCCGACACGTGTTAATCCGCGCTCATCCCACTATCTGCGTAAAAGAATAAAGACAGATGCAGCTTTACCCGTGGAGACCACCtgagaaaacaaatttcaggtttTGCGCTCCTAACGATGACATTCTAGGATCTCTCACCCTACATAACTGAGTTCTTGATCTATAATTATATTCTCTCCCCTACATCCTTGAGTCCTTGATTTACAGTTATAttctctccattttatattataatattttctgatcttACATCGAGAGAAGGCAAATCAAGTTTTTTAAGAAGCGCATAGTATTACTCATAGATTCATGAGAACGAACGACTACTTCAAGTACATCCCTGTCATCATGGTTTCTCCTAACGACAGCAATGTCAGCACATACAACTGGAGCAACCATACTAAATCTAGAAATGGAAGCATCAACGACAATGTTGGTTCTGGCTCTATGGCTGCACCATACATCTTCTTcattttcttaattaaaattttagttactTTGCTTCTATATACAAATGAGATAGACATGctcgttccttttttttttctcactggTGCGTGTGTCTGTTTGGTTCATCTCTTTCGTTGAGAGCCATTTGTTTTCAATGGTTTATATCATCATGTGGTATGCTATTTATTTCTAGATTAATTCCAACATAAAATTGCTAATATTTCCAAGACATTATTTCATTCATAATCCAACCGCGCTCAAAGAACCAAACACTGAAAAAGATTAGCAACGACCCATACAATAATTCATCATGCTTctcaagaaaaagaatataataatTCATACAGAAATCAGGGAACACACAATGACAACTTGTTTAGGTCAGTCTCAACGCATGTTTTATGATGGTGTCATACATAATAAATAAGATGTCATATCAGCAATATTGTTAACTTGGTAGGGTCATTAAATAAGTCTCAACGCATATTTCATAGGGGTGTTATGCACATTAAATAAGCTATATTGTTGACTCTGCATTGCAGAGTCATTAAATAAGAGAGTTTCGTGATGtgagagaggagtttcatTCTCATAAGACTTATCTAACTCGGTTACTTAGTTACCGTCTTAATACCTATACCATAAAGCTATGCATTGATACTGGCCTTGGGTTACTCCAAACACATGGACGAGTGGAGAGCAACGGAGCAACGAACAAAAAGCGACGGTCTGCTACACAAGGCAGAACAGGAGCAGGATCACCTCTGCCAAAAAGGCGACACAAAACCCAATTTGCCGagcatgcatccatccacaTGCAGCTGTTGAGGAATCAGATTTATTCACAGCAGAATTAGTTACCCTTGTTTCACCAATCAACACTAACCAAAAACAATAGTAACAGTAATGGAACCCAAGAAACATAGTaacttgtaaaaaaatatattgtttttaatattatcTACTATGACACCAAAAGATCATGGTGTTTTCATCAATACAGCTGGCTAGCCAGATGGTTgtcatggattttttttaaaaaacagtagtattttaatggaaatttgtaaaaagaaaagtcCATATGCCGAGAATTGCAAAAATAATACCCTATCAAATTGTGCCGTGTCAACATGAGCCATGTTGATATCTACCTTTTCGATGGAAGACCTATACAACCCTATTTACCGGGGGCTTGTGGATAAAACCCTTGTTGAACTGCCAACGTTTAATAAGAGTGGAGAAGGAGGCCCTGTCTAACTAGAATTATTTGATAGGTCCGTGGCTGCCGTAAGAGTAGGCCCTATTGAATTGGAGGTGTTTGATAGGGCCCTATATTCGTCATGTTTTCGATTAAGGCCCTATTAACCACTAAAAGTTTAACAAGACcctattttaccatttttcttACACTCCATATATCTTTGCAATTttacaattaaattatattactttttaaaaatcatcGCCAAGCAGTGGATCCACTGCTACACATAAGCATAATAAGGATTTACAGATAGCATTAATAATATCCTAGCCATTGCAATAAAACATGGTTAGGTCAGCAATGCATTGCTAAGATTCTCCTCTGACTATTTCTTCCCTCACCAGTAACTATATCAAGCAAAGGATAACGGTGTCATGCAAGAAGCATGAGCAAAAGAGCACAGGCAGGCAGAAGCAAAGAAGACAGGAGGCATAGGCACATAAGAATCTCCTGTTGTTCCAGAATGACAGGACACCTGCCCATATATCAAGCAGCACATTGTGGAGATGGAACAAACTATATTCCTTCCATTCAAGTGCACCAAATAACCACATGCATATGCCCCACTAACCAAGCCACTGCTAAAACAACTAAGAATCTGAATCAGCGTGTAGCTTGATGAACTTAAGGGCATACCACAGTTTGTTTATTTACACACAAAAAACTGCAACAACAAGATGGAACAAAAGAAAGCCTAAATTCGCGGCAACATAGCCACCATCCAGCATTTCAAGGTTTTATtctaacataaatattatttcatcTTCTCTAGTTGATGCTTGGTGAATGATTGCAAGGaagcctcttcctcctcctttccaTGGACAGTATGATGGCACCAGGAAAAGGATAACCGATGGATGGAATGGGAAGGCCCCCACTAACCAAAGCACTGATTGAAGGCCACTATTGGAAGGAACAGGGTTTGCACCATCTTGCAGACTTGCAGTGCATGCTGCATAGGGGATGGAAAGGACCAGACACCAAAAGGAAACTCAGGAACCTGGACCAGCTACTAACCTGTGGTAGGGTTTTTGAAATGTACAGTGCCAAGATAGTGCACTACCCTTGGGAGTTTGGACAGAAAGGAGAAGACCATGACAACCTGATGTGATCTCCTAACAGCTAGAATTATCACCAGCTGATGGAATTGGATGCATTAAACAGAAAGATGATGAATCATTACTGATGCGAAATTGCGAATGATCATCTATGCAATGTGATGGTGCTGAAGCACAGTAGCCTGGCCCTTCGAGCACCAGAGAGGAGCAAAGTTCATAGACCATCAGATGAAATGAAGTTTCTTACAAACTAGACATAAAACTTGCATTGCCAACTTTTAGTCATCAGGACAAGCAACAGATACCGACTCAACACTGACaattgcaacttgcaagcaCCAAGCagaataccaaaaaaaaaaagtttgcatCATACAGCACAACAATTTACAGCAGAAACTACAACAAAAGGTGAAAGTAGACAAACTTACAAGAACTTACACAACTTATGCTTCAAACCTAACATAActggtcaaaaaaaaaaagacaaaaaggaaacaaaatggGTGGTGACACATAGGTATACATAAACCCCTTCTCACAACTTAGACCATTACCCTTGTAGTTCAGAGGATGGGGCCTTACAAGTAGTGATGATTGCATGGATTAGATATTCATATTGGGTTGGGTTCATCTTTGGCTCAGTTCCGACTTTTGCTCTTGTCAGTGGCTCTTGGAGCTGAAAACAAGggtaattatattattaccAATACGAAATAAGCACAAAAACTGAAATGCCATATAGCCCATGGTTAACACAGGAAACAGTGTTTCCCCATATTCAGAGATTCTCTACCAGACCTATGAGAAAAATAGGATAACCAGATATCCCAGTCCCACAGTAAAGGGAACAGAACAAACCAAGTTCATGCAAACTGGCACTtctgattattattattattacaatCTTCAATATTATAGCACATGGGATCTGTACTTACCAAGGCCCACTGCATCTGACCCCTTCATAATCCTCAGCCTCCTACAGCTGTCTGTGAACATTCTGCaatacaacaaataaaaatatttacccGTCAAGTGGCTTTTCAAGGGCAGCATGTTCTGGTCTCAAGTCAAGAACTCATTGGAATGTCTGAAAAATCAGTGGGCCAGGAAGTGCAATGAAGCGCGGACCATGAAATTTcaggaaaaataaactaaactatCATGGCTATTCAAGTAAGGAGAAGAAATACAGGACCCACTACCATTATAGGTGAATATGACACATGGATTGCAATTTGGCATTTGTTACCGTAACCCACATGCTCCtcccatatttttcatataaaaatgatgatctaatgaaaataaaagtattCATCGTAAATGGGATATGACCTATCGGGACCATAGATTCATGCTTTTTCTATAGACCATATACAGGTAGCAAgcaatatactccctccatcccaataTATAGCTACCTTtagctatattttaggatgaaggGAGTAGTAAACTTTGCAGCCTACCAAAGTAAATCTATCAACCAAGCAACACATAATTGCATATAAAGATAGAAATATAGAAGTCACTAAAACTTTGCTAATTTGGTGTTTGCAGATACAGATTAAAAGCATCATCATTCCTTAAGACTGTAGGAAACAAATTTTGCCGTATAACTGAATTACTCACTTCCATGGAACATCACCAACAAGCATCCAATCTTCATCCTTGTCCTCATAAGTGAGCACTAGTTCTGTCCCATTTTTAAGATCCATCAGGCGGCAATCAGATAATCCGTCTTTTCCTGACTTCGCATTTGATTCATTATGACCTGCAGGAGcaaaaattattaaactaAACCCTGTTCAGGAACATTTCCAACAGAAATGAACACAAAAGGCGTTGACAGAGAAAAATCTTatgaggaaaaaaatctaaattatgCAGTAACTAGAATGAATGAATAAAACGATAACTCTGTTAGtgccttttcttttacatatttcttGGACTTACAAGCAAAAGCATGGGCGTTTGTAGCAGGCTGTAGTTAAGCACAAACAGTGTGACATAATATCGTACACGTAAACTATAGTTTTAGTTCTAGAATAGGAAGGCACAGCAATCTAAAACCAAAAGCTTCACTTGCCTAACAACGTTACTTGCCATGGAGGATAATAACAGAACAATGGTTCCAAGGATGAAACTACATGTCATGTTGCAAATGATTGGATCAGAAGCAATCCAGCAAACGATTAATATTTAAGAAACACATCTGGTCCTAGTTCTTTATACATTGAATCAACAGTTACACTACATGACTACAGCATGTATAGAATGCCAAATGTGACAAATCCAcatttaattaatacatggCATGAAGAATTGTCCGGTCTCCAAGTCCAAAGAAACTAGATCTACCTCGATATGGTAAAAAATGACCAGTCCAAGCAAGAACTACCTCACAACACCaacaataaaaagaaaaacaaggcGCAAAACTGAGAGCTCACCGACGGTAAAGCAGCTGAACATCTTCTCCAGGGCCAGCGAGAGCTCCTTGTAGTTCTTGTACATCTTGAGGTCCACCTTCCTGAGGTAAGGAGCACCATCCATGCTAACCTTGACATAGAGGCACCCAGAGGCAGGAGGCTGCTGCTTCACCTCCCCGTCATCTTTGCCTTTCAGAGCAGGCTGGGTCATCGCCATGGTGTTCTTCCTGTAGCTGCGGATTGGTGGCCATCCTACCACTTGCGCCCTGTTGCATGATTGCACACACTGTGACACTGATAACCATGTACACTTGGAAATTATGCACGAATGACCGGAATTCGCAGCAAGAATTGAACCGCGAGCAGGTAGGTATGGTATGCCGAACAGGGAGAATAAAACCCATGTGA contains the following coding sequences:
- the LOC102709746 gene encoding auxin-responsive protein IAA21 codes for the protein MAPPQERDYIGLSPAAAAALATELRLGLPGTAEEAGSEGGGAEAPLTLELLPKGGAKRGFADAIVGGPAGQRREAAGGKAAAAEADEEEEEEKKKAQAPAAKAQVVGWPPIRSYRKNTMAMTQPALKGKDDGEVKQQPPASGCLYVKVSMDGAPYLRKVDLKMYKNYKELSLALEKMFSCFTVGHNESNAKSGKDGLSDCRLMDLKNGTELVLTYEDKDEDWMLVGDVPWKMFTDSCRRLRIMKGSDAVGLAPRATDKSKSRN